CCAGGAACAGATACAGCAATAGTCGGTCCTAATGGTGCGGGTAAAAGCACTTTAGTGAAAGCAGTTTTAGATTTAATTGGACGGAGTGCTGGTACAATTGAAATGTTTGGTCGCCCAATTTCAAGGTTGGGGAATTTACGCCAAATGTTGGGCTATATGCCACAAAACTTCATATTTGACCGCAGTTTTCCGATTTGTGCCAGCGAATTGGTAGCATTGGGATGGGTTGGTGAAGGTAAAAGGCAAAAGGTAAAAGGCAAAACAGAAGATTTATTTTTTGCCAAACTGTGGAGACAAAACCGAGAAAAATCTGCAGCAGTAGCAGAAGCGTTACAGCGAACTGACGCTTATCATTTCCGCCATCAAGCGATTGGGACACTCAGCGGCGGTCAACTCAAGCGGGTATTATTAGCTTACTGTTTAGTGACACCTCGGAAACTGTTGGTATTAGATGAAGCCTTTGCCGGGGTGGATGTGCAAGGTACAGCGGATTTTTATGCCTTGCTGAATGAATTAAAGCAGCAGGAAGGTTGGACAATATTCCAAGTATCGCATGATATTGACATGGTTAGTCGCCATTGCGATCGCGTCCTTTGTCTCAACCAAACCGTTGTTTGTACTGGTAAGCCTGAATTTGCTCTTTCACCGCAAAATCTGTTAGCCACCTATGGACCGGGTTTTAGTCGTTACCAGCACCACCATAATTGAGTTAACAGGACTTACTTGGACTACATTTAAAGAATGGTGCGTGACGCCACAAGTCTTGTGACTGGGTAGAATATTTATCGCAGCGTCACGCACCCTACGATTATTAATGTGCCCCCAGAGTAGGTCCTAATGAATTAGAACCCTAACCAGCAATACCCATTTTATCTGCTACGTGAGGACGACAGGGGGCAATACAGTTCAGTTAGGCTCGAATGGTATACAGTGTAGGGGCACGGCATCCAAAATCTTTTCTTCTAATGACAATTTTACTCGTGCCGTGCCCCTACGACAATTTTCCTTAACTGAACTGTATTGCGACAGGGGGTAGGGGCGCAAGGCCTTGCGCCCTTACTTTGGTCTGTGGTTATGACGTGAAAATTAATGTTAAGTAATTTCCAGGAACCTCTTGACGATGCAAGTGTCTACATATCATATATAGCAATCCTGAATAGTTTGTTAGTATGGTGTGCTGTTCTGGGAGTGTTAACGGTGGAGAGGAACTGGGATTGCTATATATATCTTTATCGTTTTCATAATGATTCACCCAAACACAGTCAATTATTGGTTAAACTTCAATTGAAAATTCAAGATTGATAATTAACCTGTTGGAAATTTTTGTTTAATTTTATGTCAGTCAAGTGGAAATTTTTTCTGATTTTAATACTCAGTATTTTTGCTACGTCTGGTGCTGGAGTTTATATGATTCAGCGCCAGCCGTCTGCAGCAATTGTTGAGAGTAATACTGGGGAATTACAGCACTTGGAAGTCAGTCAGCAATCTCAGGAGACGGTCGCAGATCCAGAGCGTTCTTTATATCAAACTATACCTCTTGAAAGTCTTGCTTCTGTACTTCAAGGTAGCGATCCGGCGACCCTGGCGATGAATGCTTTTGATGATATAGCTGCAGTGGGAGGGTCGCGCAAAGTACAGGTAGTTTATCCGCAACGGAATCAAGCCTTGGTGACGATTACACAACTTCAGCGAACTGACAAACATAGTGCAATTA
The Gloeotrichia echinulata CP02 DNA segment above includes these coding regions:
- a CDS encoding metal ABC transporter ATP-binding protein, coding for MSNNQRETAPILKVEGLTVYQGNYLAIRDVSFELLPGTDTAIVGPNGAGKSTLVKAVLDLIGRSAGTIEMFGRPISRLGNLRQMLGYMPQNFIFDRSFPICASELVALGWVGEGKRQKVKGKTEDLFFAKLWRQNREKSAAVAEALQRTDAYHFRHQAIGTLSGGQLKRVLLAYCLVTPRKLLVLDEAFAGVDVQGTADFYALLNELKQQEGWTIFQVSHDIDMVSRHCDRVLCLNQTVVCTGKPEFALSPQNLLATYGPGFSRYQHHHN